A stretch of the Neodiprion lecontei isolate iyNeoLeco1 chromosome 4, iyNeoLeco1.1, whole genome shotgun sequence genome encodes the following:
- the LOC107222664 gene encoding inhibitor of growth protein 1 encodes MLNQAVIEALYSATYIENYLDCVENLPNDLQRHVSRLRELDATCQSYLRDVDQQQDILRSDVDMSTWRRALLKVQQALIAAQEIGDEKLQIVQQVQDHIENKSRQLDLDYRNLDFGKEQEAAEPARDSNANVNAATTGTANTSERQTKRTRRPRNDTLVESAHAMDIVVATETRSATLAAANTGSQKKAAAATTGKKKKRRRQVTQQSQHREDTPPPPEDAIDPDEPTYCLCDQISYGEMILCDNDLCPIEWFHFSCVSLSTKPKGKWFCPKCRGDRPNVMKPKAQFLKELERYNKEKEEKS; translated from the exons ATGTTAAACCAGGCAGTCATCGAGGCTTTGTACTCCGCAACTTACATCGAAAATTACTTGGACTGCGTTGAAAATCTTCCAAATGATCTTCAAAGACACGTCTCTCGATTACGGGAGCTGGACGCTACCTGTCAAA gCTATTTGAGAGACGTTGATCAACAGCAAGATATACTGCGAAGCGACGTTGATATGTCAACCTGGAGGCGAGCGTTGCTAAAAGTTCAACAAGCCCTAATAGCGGCGCAAGAAATTggggatgaaaaattgcaGATAGTACAACAGGTTCAAGATCACATTGAGAATAAGTCACGTCAATTGGATTTGGACTACCGCAATTTAG ACTTTGGCAAGGAACAAGAAGCTGCAGAACCAGCACGAGATTCTAATGCAAACGTCAACGCGGCAACAACTGGAACCGCCAACACTTCTGAGAGGCAAACAAAGCGGACTAGAAGGCCTAGAAATGATACTTTGGTTGAATCTGCGCATGCTATGGACATAGTTGTCGCAACAGAGACTCGTTCAGCTACCTTGGCTGCCGCGAATACAGGATCGCAGAAAAAGGCAGCTGCTGCTACTacgggaaagaagaagaagaggaggcgCCAGGTTACTCAACAAAGTCAACATCGGGAAGATACTCCGCCACCGCCTGAAGATGCCATAGATCCTGACGAGCCAACATATTGCCTTTGCGATCAGATCTCATACGGAGAAATGATCCTCTGCGACAATGATCTGTGTCCTATAGAGTGGTTCCACTTTTCATGCGTCTCTCTAAGCACGAAACCTAAGGGAAAATGGTTTTGTCCAAAATGTAGGGGAGACCGACCAAACGTTATGAAACCTAAGGCTCAGTTTCTCAAAGAACTTGAAAGGTACAATaaagagaaggaggaaaaatcATAG
- the LOC107222655 gene encoding 2-oxoisovalerate dehydrogenase subunit alpha, mitochondrial — MVTQQCLQFVHYSSSSTCVVVLASSWSHEIHTPLHCFSLYLQLYHSFTQLRLSNWNCLHLVMRVTWAKKIFNQFSAQCLIHKGNFTTSATFGPSNPKFPIISNNFTDELKFTNATSYGSIPIYRILGSATEDEAMANIELEEAKYIKMYKDMVTITVMDKILYESQRQGRISFYMTNSGEETVQIGTAAALSLNDVVYAQYREAGVLLWRGFKLKQFMNQCYGNCEDIGKGKQMPVHYGSKELNFVTISSPLTTQLPQAVGAAYALKLAHSDRCVAVYFGEGAASEGDAHAAFNFAATLDCPVIFICRNNGYAISTPAREQYKGDGIAAKGPAYGINTIRVDGNDIFAVHNATRAAKEWTLANGKPVLIEAMSYRIGHHSTSDDSSAYRSVSEIAEWEKLQPIARFRQCLEKYGLWSEEQEKEFVSSIKKQILSDFAAAEKNVKPNWKEVFTDVYYNMPDHIKKQSEAMAKHVDQYKEHYPVELYKQQ; from the exons ATGGTTACacaacaatgcttacaattcgTTCATTATTCATCGAGTTCAACGTGTGTCGTAGTTCTCGCGTCGAGTTGGTCGCACGAAATTCATACACCTCTCCACTGCTTTTCTTTGTACCTTCAACTTTATCATTCTTTCACTCAACTCCGTTTAAGCAATTGGAATTGTCTACATTTGGTCATGAGAGTCACGTGGGctaaaaaaatcttcaatcaattttcagcACAATGTCTT attcaCAAAGGTAACTTCACCACTTCAGCAACATTTGGACCCAGTAATCCCAAGTTTCCAATTATTTCTAACAATTTCACGGATGAGCTCAAATTTACCAATGCGACTTCATATGGCTCTATTCCAATATATCGAATATTGGGCTCTGCCACTGAGGATGAAGCAATGGCGAATATCGAG CTGGAAGAGgcgaaatatataaaaatgtacaagGACATGGTAACAATTACTGTAATGGATAAAATACTTTATGAATCTCAACGGCAAGGCCGAATATCGTTCTACATGACTAATTCTGGCGAAGAGACTGTTCAAATTGGAACTGCAGCAGCTTTAAGTCTAAACGATGTTGTTTACGCACAATATCGGGAGGCTG GTGTACTGCTCTGGCGGGGttttaaattaaaacaatTCATGAACCAGTGCTACGGAAACTGTGAGGATATTGGAAAAGGAAAACAGATGCCAGTTCACTACGGATCTAAAGAATTGAACTTCGTTACTATATCATCGCCACTAACGACTCAATTACCGCAGG CCGTTGGAGCAGCGTACGCATTGAAACTGGCACATTCGGACCGTTGCGTTGCCGTTTATTTCGGAGAAGGTGCAGCTAGTGAAGGAGACGCGCACGCCGCTTTCAATTTCGCAGCTACTCTCGATTGTCCCGTTATATTTATATG tcGGAACAATGGATATGCAATTTCCACTCCAGCTCGTGAGCAGTACAAGGGAGATGGTATCGCGGCCAAAGGACCTGCGTACGGTATTAACACAATTAGAGTCGATGGAAACGATATATTTGCAGTACACAACGCTACGCGTGCAGCGAAAGAGTGGACTTTGGCAAACGGAAAGCCTGTGCTAATCGAAGCAATGTCATATCG AATTGGTCATCACAGTACCTCTGATGACAGTTCTGCGTATCGATCAGTGAGCGAGATTGCCGAATGGGAAAAACTGCAACCGATCGCAAGATTTCGCCAGTGCCTAGAAAAATATGGATTGTGGTCTGAGGAGCAGGAAAAAGAATTCGTATCGTCGATCAAAAAGCAGATACTATCGGATTTTGCAGCGGCCGAAAAGAACGTAAAACCCAACTGGAAGGAGGTGTTCACTGACGTGTACTACAACATGCCAGATCATATTAA GAAACAATCGGAAGCGATGGCAAAGCACGTCGACCAGTACAAAGAACATTATCCAGTAGAACTTTACAAGCAACAGTGA
- the LOC107222666 gene encoding ubiquitin-conjugating enzyme E2-17 kDa isoform X2, with amino-acid sequence MSTPARRRLMRDFKRLQEDPPTGVSGAPTDNNIMIWNAVIFGPHDTPFEDGTFKLTIEFTEEYPNKPPTVRFVSKMFHPNVYADGGICLDILQNRWSPTYDVSAILTSIQSLLSDPNPNSPANSMAAQLYKENRREYEKRVKACVEQSFVD; translated from the exons ATGTCCACCCCTGCCAGAAGGAGACTCATGAGGGACTTCAAAAG GTTACAAGAAGACCCACCAACTGGAGTATCTGGCGCACCAACAGATAATAATATCATGATTTGGAATGCAGTTATTTTTGG ACCACATGACACTCCATTTGAAGATGGGACGTTTAAACTAACCATAGAGTTTACTGAGGAGTATCCAAATAAACCACCGACTGTGAGATTTGTCAGTAAGATGTTCCACCCAAATGTATACGCCGATGGAGGAATCTGTCTTGATATATTACAAAATCGCTGGAGCCCAACATACGACGTATCTGCCATTCTGACATCAATACAG TCGCTGTTAAGTGATCCAAATCCGAACTCTCCTGCTAACTCCATGGCAGCACAACTTTACAAAGAAAACCGACGTGAGTATGAGAAACGAGTTAAGGCTTGCGTGGAGCAGAGTTTTGTGGATTAG
- the LOC107222666 gene encoding ubiquitin-conjugating enzyme E2-17 kDa isoform X1, whose amino-acid sequence MSTPARRRLMRDFKRLQEDPPTGVSGAPTDNNIMIWNAVIFGPHDTPFEDGTFKLTIEFTEEYPNKPPTVRFVSKMFHPNVYADGGICLDILQNRWSPTYDVSAILTSIQSLLDEPNPNSPANSLAAQLYQENKREYEKRVATVVEQSWLNFQESHTEDPR is encoded by the exons ATGTCCACCCCTGCCAGAAGGAGACTCATGAGGGACTTCAAAAG GTTACAAGAAGACCCACCAACTGGAGTATCTGGCGCACCAACAGATAATAATATCATGATTTGGAATGCAGTTATTTTTGG ACCACATGACACTCCATTTGAAGATGGGACGTTTAAACTAACCATAGAGTTTACTGAGGAGTATCCAAATAAACCACCGACTGTGAGATTTGTCAGTAAGATGTTCCACCCAAATGTATACGCCGATGGAGGAATCTGTCTTGATATATTACAAAATCGCTGGAGCCCAACATACGACGTATCTGCCATTCTGACATCAATACAG TCTCTCTTGGACGAACCAAATCCTAACTCTCCGGCAAATTCACTAGCTGCACAGTTGTATCAAGAAAATAAACGGGAATATGAGAAACGGGTGGCCACAGTTGTTGAACAGTCTTGGCTCAACTTTCAAGAAAGTCACACAGAAGATCCCCGCTGA